The following proteins come from a genomic window of Nicotiana tomentosiformis chromosome 12, ASM39032v3, whole genome shotgun sequence:
- the LOC138903135 gene encoding uncharacterized protein, whose amino-acid sequence MIPITNNEAEYEALIVRFELARELDFEVIEIKCNSQLVVNQVYRIFDTKEEQAGSYQKIGERKVVDFLWENIICRLRIPKEIACDNGPYFFCAKVIKFLEELKIKIITSSPYHTRANSQAESTNKVIIQNLKTRLEAAKGKWPEEFPGVLWAYRTTTTSSIEETPFSLVYGAEALILVELNLRYSQTNEESNKEAILINMELLEGCMDLVHVRMAAQKQRMERYCNRKANLYFFKIGDLVLRKVTQNTRELNVGKLGPMWEGPYRISAVTGKGSYELEN is encoded by the exons ATGATCCCTataactaataatgaagcagagtatgaagctttgattgtaaGGTTTGAATTAGCCCGGGAACTTGATTTTGAGGTTATAGAAATCAAATGCAactcacagctggtggtaaatcaagtttaCAGGATCTTTGacaccaaagaagaac AAGCAGGTTCTTATCAAAAGATCGGAGAACGcaaagtggtcgatttcctgtgggaaaatataatttgcaggttgagaataccaaaagagatagcatgcgacaatgggccatatTTTTTCTGTGCAAAAGTTATAAAGTTCCTCGAAGAGTTGAAAATAAAGATAATCACATCTTCGCCTTATCATACGAGGGCAAAcagtcaagcggagtcaacaaacaaagtgatcattcaaaacctcaagacaaggttggaagcagcaaaaggcaaatggcccgaagagtttcctggagttctatgggcctaccgaacaacgaccACATCAAGTATAGaagaaactcctttttccctcGTATACGGTGCTGAAGCCTTAATCCTGGTTGAACTCAATTTGAGATATTCTCAGACAAATGAAGAATCGAATAAAGAAGCAATACTAATCAACATGGAACTGCTCGAGGGATGCATGGACTTGGTGCATGTAAGAATGGCAGCACAAAAGCAGAGGATGGAGCGATATTGCAATCGAAAAGCCaatttatattttttcaaaataggagacttggtcctaaggaaagtaacacaaaatacccgggagctcaatgtgggaaagctaggtccaatgtgggaaggtccctaccgaaTTTCAGCTgtcactgggaaaggttcatacgagttggagaactaG
- the LOC138903136 gene encoding cell wall / vacuolar inhibitor of fructosidase 2-like — protein MNYIRTSIVIFFNFLSLVAGSSGDLTEDVCKKSTNYKLCVSFLRANPRSSSADKKGLVCIMIQLSLTKAKNIYNQTLIILKQPMEPILQQCLQICRDNYDLAVSQITSSIKYLDENNFDMVNDGISGATTFSVTYKESFTEWHSVRKDPLKARSDDFFHFNDITLSLLDNFQMIVKSLSLAAPYKTMV, from the coding sequence atgaattaCATAAGAACATCAATAGTGATTTTCTTTAACTTTCTATCTTTAGTGGCTGGTTCCTCTGGAGATTTGACAGAAGATGTTTGCAAAAAGTCTACAAACTACAAATTATGTGTCAGTTTTCTTAGAGCGAATCCTAGAAGTTCTTCTGCTGATAAGAAAGGTTTGGTGTGTATTATGATTCAATTGTCTTTAACCAAGGCTAAGAACATTTATAATCAAACTCTTATTATATTGAAGCAACCAATGGAGCCAATTCTCCAGCAATGCCTTCAAATTTGTCGGGATAATTATGATCTAGCTGTGTCACAAATTACAAGTTCAATTAAATATTTAGACGAGAATAACTTTGATATGGTGAATGATGGTATAAGTGGTGCCACAACTTTTTCTGTCACTTATAAAGAGTCTTTCACTGAATGGCATTCAGTTCGCAAGGATCCATTAAAAGCCAGGAGTGatgatttttttcattttaatgaTATAACATTGAGTTTGTTAGACAATTTTCAAATGATTGTAAAGTCGTTATCTTTAGCCGCACCCTATAAAACAATGGTATAG